In the Neorhodopirellula lusitana genome, one interval contains:
- a CDS encoding carboxypeptidase regulatory-like domain-containing protein, with product MRVDVNCKGSGLLTVCLSCTVLSSSLILSGCSGGSDRWKDARPPLVDASGVATFNGVPLEDAVVTFRPVEGNYAAFGRTESNGEFYLTTFDDGDGAVVGEYNVTVTRLDIELKENPNNPQVLPPIYHSEQSLIPATYGLANKSGLTATISSDGNDDLLIELVGPPERKKVLADNR from the coding sequence ATGAGAGTTGATGTGAATTGCAAAGGCAGCGGTCTGCTGACCGTGTGTCTGTCGTGCACGGTTTTGTCGAGTAGTTTGATCCTGTCCGGTTGCTCAGGCGGTTCGGACCGATGGAAAGACGCCCGTCCGCCTTTGGTGGATGCATCCGGAGTTGCGACGTTCAATGGCGTGCCGCTTGAAGACGCGGTGGTGACGTTCCGGCCGGTCGAAGGAAACTATGCAGCTTTCGGCCGAACCGAATCAAACGGTGAGTTCTATCTGACCACGTTCGACGACGGCGACGGAGCAGTCGTCGGAGAGTACAACGTAACGGTCACGAGGTTGGACATCGAATTGAAAGAGAATCCCAACAACCCGCAGGTCCTACCGCCGATTTATCATTCCGAGCAATCGCTGATCCCGGCCACCTATGGGCTTGCTAACAAGTCCGGTTTGACCGCAACCATTTCCAGTGACGGCAATGACGATCTTCTGATTGAGTTGGTCGGACCTCCGGAAAGGAAAAAGGTCTTGGCGGATAATCGTTGA
- a CDS encoding DUF1559 domain-containing protein, protein MMKSKVFARRGFTLVELLVVIAIIGILVGLLLPAVQSAREAARRMQCSNNMKQFGLALHNYHDMNRAFVALRGGNYGYQSGHVGLLPFLEETALFEEIGHTASPYPAFGPKPWDSGFEPYKKGVATFLCPSQPSHIKDGDVSGWLGDKKRNNYMYCMGDSIDASPADFRGMFSKYSYLKFRDCLDGTSNTILMAERRLPLSKADLGHVLTGNSSAASIPTNCRGEFNNATNQYFTASNTQDFVGVNWVDGSMGIGGFNTILPPNSPSCVKSSSANTFGFHTAGSLHVGGCYVLFADASVHFITDSIDSGNQSIDADLSDSPGKSPFGVWGALGSRAGSEVLDPI, encoded by the coding sequence ATGATGAAGTCAAAAGTTTTCGCCCGGCGTGGTTTTACGTTAGTCGAGTTGTTGGTCGTCATCGCGATTATCGGCATCTTGGTTGGGTTGCTATTGCCCGCAGTGCAATCGGCACGTGAGGCCGCTCGCCGTATGCAATGTTCTAACAACATGAAGCAGTTTGGTTTGGCATTGCACAACTACCACGACATGAATCGTGCGTTTGTCGCTTTGCGTGGCGGCAACTATGGATACCAAAGCGGCCATGTAGGCTTGCTCCCGTTCTTGGAAGAGACGGCCCTCTTCGAAGAGATCGGTCATACCGCAAGTCCCTATCCGGCGTTCGGGCCCAAGCCCTGGGACTCGGGATTCGAGCCCTACAAAAAGGGCGTCGCAACCTTTCTATGTCCGTCACAACCAAGTCACATCAAGGACGGAGACGTCAGTGGTTGGCTCGGTGACAAGAAACGCAATAACTACATGTACTGCATGGGAGATTCGATTGACGCCAGCCCTGCGGATTTCCGCGGGATGTTCAGCAAGTACAGCTATTTGAAGTTCCGCGATTGTCTCGACGGTACATCGAACACAATCTTGATGGCAGAACGTCGATTGCCATTATCCAAGGCGGACTTGGGGCATGTGCTGACGGGCAACAGCAGTGCTGCATCGATTCCAACGAATTGCCGAGGCGAGTTCAACAATGCAACGAATCAATACTTCACCGCCTCAAACACGCAAGACTTTGTCGGTGTGAACTGGGTTGATGGTTCGATGGGAATCGGTGGGTTTAACACGATTCTGCCGCCGAACTCGCCTTCGTGTGTCAAAAGTAGCAGTGCCAACACATTCGGTTTCCATACCGCCGGGAGCCTTCATGTTGGCGGTTGTTATGTCCTCTTTGCGGACGCGTCGGTTCATTTCATTACCGACTCGATCGATAGCGGTAACCAATCTATTGATGCCGATTTAAGCGACTCGCCTGGAAAGAGTCCTTTTGGCGTCTGGGGCGCACTCGGTTCGCGGGCCGGATCCGAAGTTCTCGATCCTATCTGA
- a CDS encoding VOC family protein, whose translation MSSNPVGWFEIYVSDLERATKFYETILGVKLEKLDSPSPEVEMVAFPMAMDGPGASGALTKMDGVAPGGNSVMVYFSCTDCATEAARIEDAGGRLQQPKTDIGDYGFCAMAVDTEGNTFGLHSSQ comes from the coding sequence ATGAGTAGTAACCCTGTTGGCTGGTTTGAAATTTACGTCAGTGACCTGGAACGCGCAACGAAGTTCTATGAAACGATACTTGGGGTCAAGCTTGAGAAGCTTGACTCGCCGTCTCCTGAAGTTGAGATGGTTGCCTTTCCGATGGCGATGGATGGCCCCGGTGCGTCAGGTGCACTGACGAAGATGGACGGCGTCGCACCAGGAGGCAATTCGGTGATGGTCTATTTCAGCTGCACCGACTGTGCGACGGAAGCCGCCCGGATTGAAGACGCGGGCGGCAGACTTCAGCAACCAAAGACTGATATCGGTGATTACGGATTTTGCGCAATGGCAGTCGATACGGAGGGCAACACCTTTGGATTGCACTCTAGCCAGTGA
- a CDS encoding CehA/McbA family metallohydrolase yields the protein MCSCLSTATPKAAAEVSSKNSFISCKPFASQANGTQTCNITVAVRHSDGTIARGKTVTLTSNRADADTITPASVITNDDGVARFEVRSTEPGNSTLVATCDGVRVDRGIIMDGAVGIYTFDGIQADNVVRDLSHHANHGEIFGSPEFVDGHFGRAISLDGESQYIEIPDSPSMSGSDANYIEAWVRVAADVDDRELQIVAQKSYSKRGDYALAIDQGRIVYHYRSAQRAKDQREDALSLAKVFQPDTWMHTAGFWEGSDIAERVRHHGYVRGYVSENAFDAQPKSQQVEGIWKGRTSGEPFTIGRGGDDTAYFHGVIDELRVYDRALYDEEMRRNHSGDTTITFGLECPSEFSTDDEKLPECVALTWELCGPHVTTYEIYRSEKPDVAVCPENLLIVVPHGRDHFRDYNVEFDKSYHYRVLAKSFTNASEPSEVVSATPYRAEDEPRWYLGDGHFHTYTHDILAEDFTPEMTLAEAKKLGFDFVLVTEHNSLGSYFRAEDQATKDFIVFGNGQEISDGGKHRTGAFLKHFVPTTDQTIQEQNAMALSMGAEVGPNHSDYSDGPNNITLFELVNNRKWYPFEAWDNQYLKKGIPVIAKGGSDAHGRWSVKRGVRWCVWAERHSYMAIKEAIQKGRTLAVDGRGLLCMLRVNDAMIGDRLRISSDASPKIQIDATAEEGTITNVRLIRHGEVIKAWEPNEKQFSVAWNDAGFDGGSTYYRLEVESIAPELQAVSSAIFIDASS from the coding sequence ATGTGTTCTTGTTTGAGCACGGCCACTCCTAAGGCAGCCGCAGAAGTATCTTCGAAGAATTCGTTTATCTCCTGCAAGCCGTTTGCGAGTCAGGCAAACGGAACCCAAACCTGCAATATCACCGTCGCTGTACGGCACTCCGATGGCACGATCGCACGTGGCAAAACGGTAACCCTCACATCCAACCGTGCAGACGCCGACACGATTACCCCCGCTTCCGTAATCACCAACGACGATGGAGTCGCCCGATTCGAGGTGCGCTCGACTGAACCGGGCAATTCGACCCTGGTGGCAACATGCGATGGCGTCCGTGTCGATCGCGGCATCATCATGGACGGTGCCGTCGGCATCTACACTTTCGACGGGATCCAAGCGGACAACGTGGTTCGAGACCTTTCCCACCATGCAAACCATGGCGAGATTTTCGGCTCGCCCGAATTCGTGGATGGGCATTTCGGCCGAGCGATCTCACTCGATGGAGAGAGCCAATATATCGAAATCCCCGACTCACCTAGCATGAGCGGAAGCGACGCCAACTACATCGAAGCATGGGTTCGCGTCGCCGCCGACGTCGACGACCGAGAGCTTCAAATCGTCGCTCAAAAGTCATACTCCAAGCGCGGCGACTACGCCCTGGCCATCGACCAGGGACGCATTGTCTATCACTATCGCTCGGCACAACGCGCCAAAGACCAACGGGAGGACGCTCTTTCACTGGCGAAAGTCTTCCAACCCGACACGTGGATGCATACGGCCGGGTTTTGGGAAGGCTCAGACATTGCGGAACGTGTGCGACACCACGGTTATGTTCGCGGATACGTCAGCGAAAACGCGTTCGACGCTCAACCGAAATCGCAGCAGGTCGAAGGGATTTGGAAAGGACGTACCTCGGGCGAGCCGTTCACGATTGGGCGAGGTGGCGACGATACGGCCTACTTCCACGGCGTGATCGACGAACTTCGCGTGTACGACCGCGCACTGTACGACGAAGAAATGCGGCGAAACCATTCAGGCGACACAACGATCACGTTTGGCCTCGAGTGCCCCAGCGAGTTCAGCACAGACGACGAGAAGCTCCCCGAATGCGTTGCGCTGACCTGGGAACTTTGCGGTCCTCATGTCACGACTTATGAGATCTACCGCAGTGAAAAACCTGACGTCGCTGTCTGCCCCGAAAATCTGCTGATCGTTGTCCCTCACGGACGCGACCACTTCCGCGACTACAACGTCGAGTTTGACAAATCCTATCACTACCGCGTTCTCGCGAAATCCTTTACCAACGCGAGCGAACCTTCGGAGGTTGTTTCCGCAACCCCGTATCGCGCTGAGGACGAACCCAGGTGGTATCTCGGCGACGGACACTTTCACACTTACACGCATGATATTCTCGCGGAAGACTTCACACCGGAGATGACTCTCGCCGAAGCAAAAAAACTGGGCTTTGATTTTGTCTTGGTGACCGAACACAACAGTTTGGGTTCGTACTTTCGAGCCGAAGACCAAGCGACAAAAGATTTCATCGTTTTCGGCAACGGGCAGGAAATCTCCGACGGAGGAAAGCACCGCACCGGCGCCTTCCTAAAACACTTCGTCCCGACTACCGACCAAACGATTCAAGAACAGAACGCGATGGCGTTGTCGATGGGTGCGGAGGTTGGCCCCAACCACAGCGACTATTCAGACGGGCCCAACAACATCACGCTTTTTGAATTGGTCAACAACCGCAAGTGGTACCCGTTCGAGGCGTGGGACAATCAGTATCTCAAAAAAGGCATCCCTGTCATCGCAAAAGGTGGCAGTGATGCTCACGGGCGCTGGTCCGTCAAACGCGGGGTTCGCTGGTGCGTTTGGGCCGAACGTCACTCCTACATGGCAATCAAAGAAGCCATTCAGAAAGGGAGGACTCTCGCTGTCGATGGGAGGGGATTGCTTTGCATGCTCCGTGTCAATGATGCCATGATCGGTGATCGTCTAAGAATTAGTTCAGACGCATCGCCAAAAATTCAGATCGACGCAACCGCAGAAGAAGGGACAATTACCAACGTGCGACTGATTCGGCATGGCGAGGTCATTAAAGCGTGGGAACCGAATGAGAAGCAATTTAGCGTTGCATGGAATGACGCTGGCTTCGACGGTGGGTCGACCTACTATCGGTTGGAAGTCGAATCAATAGCTCCCGAACTTCAAGCCGTGTCTTCGGCAATATTTATCGATGCATCCTCTTAA
- a CDS encoding DUF6429 family protein: MPLHMNDGYELDTDKIDDTVLALLAMTMCGGDHAWKGHDWDTLSRLHEKGLLYDPVGKAKSVALTPEGMKRCQELFDAMFVRRTEP; this comes from the coding sequence ATGCCACTGCACATGAACGACGGCTACGAACTCGACACTGACAAGATCGACGATACGGTATTGGCATTGCTTGCCATGACGATGTGTGGTGGCGACCACGCCTGGAAAGGCCACGACTGGGATACTCTTTCGCGACTTCACGAAAAGGGCTTGCTCTACGATCCGGTAGGCAAGGCAAAGTCCGTGGCACTGACGCCCGAGGGGATGAAGCGTTGCCAAGAATTGTTCGACGCAATGTTCGTTCGGAGAACCGAACCTTGA
- a CDS encoding GNAT family N-acetyltransferase, protein MASITIRNAVPSQDAEDACRVYSHFVLNSSATFEEIPPTVSAMEALIRTTQDQRYPFLVAEVDGHFAGYASAKLFYGRSGFSPTVEDSIYLDPAFHGQGVGHHLLGELVDRCRQRGIRNILALIGGGPSNVGSTRLHEKHGFLLVGNVEKCGRKNGELRDMSILQLVLDS, encoded by the coding sequence ATGGCTAGCATCACGATTCGCAATGCCGTTCCTAGCCAAGATGCAGAAGACGCTTGCCGAGTTTACTCGCACTTCGTTCTGAATAGTTCCGCAACCTTTGAGGAGATACCGCCTACGGTATCCGCCATGGAGGCTTTAATTCGGACAACACAAGATCAGCGTTATCCGTTTCTCGTTGCCGAGGTTGATGGACATTTTGCCGGCTACGCTAGTGCCAAACTCTTCTACGGTCGAAGCGGTTTTTCCCCAACGGTCGAAGACAGCATCTATCTCGACCCGGCATTCCACGGCCAAGGTGTAGGGCATCATCTTCTTGGAGAACTGGTCGACCGATGCCGCCAGCGAGGCATCCGAAACATCTTGGCCTTGATTGGTGGCGGGCCATCCAATGTCGGCTCGACGCGACTTCATGAGAAGCACGGTTTCCTCCTTGTCGGCAACGTCGAGAAATGCGGGCGAAAGAATGGCGAACTTCGCGACATGTCGATCCTGCAACTTGTTCTCGATAGCTGA